A DNA window from Pelomicrobium methylotrophicum contains the following coding sequences:
- a CDS encoding alpha/beta hydrolase: METSIDPFFERQYDVRRGVPDHSQIFARWAETSAHARSIWPCALDVRYGKGEKQALDVFLSPGPSRALLMYFHGSDWRSLDKSDFSFLAPALAEAGATVVMVNYDFVPKVTVADIVAEAREAVVWLLRNAGHYGAHPGKLFVAGHSMGAYLVAMLFVTDWNRVYSGLPPKVIKGGLAVSGIYDLAPLVETSMNADFRLTMDRARALSPVYMAPRVKAPLAVAVGSEESSEFRLQTELLVERWKESLQIEQVPMPGFHHLSIIEELGRKGSALHTAAIRLMGLDREEEEEKPEEEKDEWEDD, from the coding sequence ATGGAAACCAGCATCGATCCGTTCTTCGAGCGGCAGTATGACGTCCGCCGGGGCGTTCCCGACCATTCCCAGATCTTTGCCCGCTGGGCCGAGACATCCGCGCACGCGCGCTCCATCTGGCCTTGCGCCCTCGACGTGCGCTACGGCAAGGGGGAGAAGCAGGCGCTGGACGTGTTTCTGTCCCCGGGGCCGAGCCGAGCGCTGCTCATGTACTTCCACGGAAGTGATTGGCGCTCGCTCGACAAGAGCGATTTCTCGTTCCTGGCGCCGGCGTTGGCGGAGGCGGGTGCCACCGTGGTCATGGTCAACTACGATTTTGTGCCCAAGGTCACAGTGGCCGACATCGTGGCGGAGGCGCGGGAGGCGGTGGTGTGGCTGCTGCGCAACGCCGGCCACTACGGCGCCCATCCGGGCAAGCTCTTCGTCGCAGGCCACTCGATGGGCGCCTACCTCGTGGCCATGTTGTTCGTCACCGACTGGAATCGGGTGTACTCGGGGCTGCCGCCCAAGGTGATCAAGGGCGGCCTGGCGGTGAGCGGGATCTACGATCTGGCACCGCTCGTTGAAACCAGTATGAACGCCGATTTCCGGCTCACCATGGATCGCGCCCGGGCATTGAGCCCCGTGTACATGGCGCCGCGGGTGAAGGCTCCGCTCGCGGTGGCAGTGGGGAGCGAGGAGAGCAGCGAGTTCAGGCTCCAGACGGAGTTGCTCGTCGAGCGCTGGAAGGAAAGCCTCCAGATCGAACAGGTGCCGATGCCCGGCTTTCACCACCTAAGCATCATCGAGGAACTGGGCCGCAAGGGTTCCGCGCTCCATACCGCGGCGATCCGACTGATGGGTCTGGACCGGGAGGAAGAGGAGGAAAAGCCCGAAGAGGAAAAGGACGAGTGGGAGGACGACTGA
- a CDS encoding LLM class flavin-dependent oxidoreductase, translating into MKFGVRLAVQGEMGAQGQGWDYARQMALEAEALGFDSVWLPDHVINAHMEKKTPMLENWTVLSALGALTRRVVFAGHTFNNSLRHPAVMAKMAATFDVMFNGRLIYSLGSAWFRHESVSYGLPWEEHGQRVARLREALLIAKALWTQPEVSFEGRFYRLEQAYLEPKPVQKPHIPIWVPGDSPAIRDLAAELGDAWLFYSKPPETVAGYAEDMRRRSGGRRLPMAASTVCLAGLPDEEVKKWSVLYAKERAHRFPVPPTPEDVLNENLWGPVERCVERIRAWAKAGVEHLVIQPIPPLQGMRFFAREIMPAFEQATG; encoded by the coding sequence ATGAAGTTCGGCGTCAGGCTAGCGGTGCAGGGAGAAATGGGCGCCCAGGGCCAAGGCTGGGATTACGCGCGGCAAATGGCACTGGAGGCGGAGGCCCTCGGCTTCGACAGCGTGTGGCTGCCGGACCACGTGATCAATGCCCACATGGAAAAAAAGACGCCGATGCTGGAGAACTGGACGGTGCTCTCTGCCCTGGGTGCCCTCACGCGCCGGGTCGTCTTCGCCGGCCACACGTTCAATAACTCCCTGCGTCATCCCGCGGTGATGGCCAAGATGGCCGCCACTTTCGACGTCATGTTCAACGGCCGCCTCATCTATTCCCTGGGCTCGGCCTGGTTCCGCCACGAGAGCGTGAGCTATGGGCTTCCCTGGGAAGAGCATGGACAGCGGGTGGCTCGGCTGCGGGAAGCGCTCCTGATCGCCAAGGCCCTGTGGACCCAGCCGGAAGTGAGCTTCGAGGGCCGCTTCTACCGGCTGGAGCAGGCCTATCTGGAGCCGAAACCGGTGCAGAAGCCCCACATTCCCATCTGGGTGCCGGGCGACTCCCCGGCGATTCGCGACCTGGCCGCCGAGTTGGGCGACGCCTGGCTGTTTTATTCCAAGCCGCCCGAGACAGTCGCCGGGTACGCCGAAGACATGCGCCGCCGCAGCGGCGGACGGCGCCTGCCCATGGCTGCTTCCACCGTGTGCCTGGCGGGTCTACCGGACGAGGAAGTGAAAAAATGGAGCGTGCTATATGCGAAAGAGCGCGCGCACCGTTTCCCCGTGCCGCCCACGCCCGAGGATGTGTTGAACGAGAACCTCTGGGGGCCGGTGGAGCGTTGCGTGGAGCGCATCCGCGCCTGGGCCAAGGCGGGCGTCGAGCACCTGGTGATTCAGCCGATTCCGCCGCTGCAAGGCATGCGCTTCTTCGCTCGGGAGATCATGCCGGCGTTCGAGCAGGCAACCGGATAA
- a CDS encoding MarR family winged helix-turn-helix transcriptional regulator, whose protein sequence is MASPASRSRQPVRRERPSAPRGRRSSHDRRVQEVLRKFRIVFKSSVQHSRWVESHCGVNAPQLWALSELARQPGLRVADLAHLMSLHASTTSNLLDGLEQRGLIERVRDQTDQRVVRLIVTEAGLQFLKNAPAPAMSLLPDALYKLPDKVLEELNRAMTQLVAKLVVKDEQAGYEPINVP, encoded by the coding sequence GTGGCTTCTCCGGCGTCGCGGTCCCGCCAGCCCGTGCGGCGAGAGCGCCCGTCGGCGCCGCGGGGGCGCCGGTCCAGCCACGACCGGCGCGTGCAGGAAGTGCTGCGCAAGTTCCGCATCGTGTTCAAGTCGTCGGTCCAGCATTCCCGCTGGGTGGAGAGCCATTGCGGCGTCAACGCTCCCCAGCTATGGGCCTTGTCCGAGCTTGCGCGGCAGCCGGGTCTGCGCGTCGCCGACCTGGCCCACCTCATGTCGTTGCATGCGTCTACCACCAGCAACCTGCTGGACGGATTGGAGCAGCGGGGACTCATCGAGCGCGTCCGCGACCAGACGGATCAGCGGGTGGTACGGCTGATTGTCACCGAGGCAGGCCTGCAGTTCCTCAAGAACGCACCGGCACCGGCCATGAGCCTGCTGCCGGATGCGCTGTACAAGCTGCCGGACAAAGTCCTCGAGGAGCTCAATCGGGCCATGACGCAGCTGGTGGCCAAGCTGGTCGTCAAGGACGAGCAGGCCGGCTACGAGCCGATCAATGTGCCGTGA
- the btuB gene encoding TonB-dependent vitamin B12 receptor, with product MKRRHWLAGLGMLAAGTPSYAAQEAPAKEYVALAPVIVTASRTAETAEETLASVTVVTRDDIERSQALSVQEVLRGLAGISIANNGGLGKNTSVFLRGTESDHVLVLIDGVKVGSATTGQAAFQDLPVEQIERIEVVRGPRSSLYGSEAIGGVIQIFTRRGGGPLTPFFSVGAGSHSTSSLFAGLSGGGERSWFHVGLSNLDTQGFNACTGKPSPGGAGCFTVEPDADGYRNRAGNVRLGHRFDNGMEVDFHALRAEGQNEFDGSFVNESESVQQVIGGRLKFSPVSPWQVSLSAGQSRDESDNFLNGAFKSRFDTRRDVFSLQNDIALGASQIATLGFDHQNDRVDSTTAYAVTSRRNEGLFAQYLARLGAHDLQASARYDENEQFGSQTTGSVAWGYELIKGLRFTASYGTAFKAPTFNELYFPGFGNPNLRPEESRSVDVGLDGKAASWRWSVHVYQTQVDNLIAFDAATFLPQNIDQARIRGLEGIVSTRIGGWRFSANATLLDPENRSRGPNNGKVLPRRAEQSLRLDLDRSIDRLTLGATVVAEGRRFDDLANTRRLGGYATLDLRAEYRLHKEWALQFKVGNVFDKDYQTAAFFPQDGTNMFLILRYRPQGG from the coding sequence ATGAAAAGAAGGCACTGGTTGGCCGGCCTGGGCATGCTGGCCGCCGGCACTCCATCCTATGCGGCGCAGGAGGCGCCGGCAAAAGAATATGTGGCTCTGGCGCCGGTGATCGTGACGGCGAGTCGCACCGCCGAGACCGCCGAAGAGACGCTGGCGTCGGTGACGGTCGTCACGCGCGATGACATCGAGCGCAGCCAGGCGTTGTCCGTGCAGGAGGTGCTGCGGGGACTCGCCGGGATTTCCATCGCCAACAACGGCGGGCTGGGAAAGAACACCTCCGTGTTCCTGCGGGGTACCGAGTCCGACCACGTGCTGGTGCTGATCGACGGCGTCAAAGTCGGCTCGGCCACCACGGGCCAGGCGGCGTTCCAGGATCTCCCCGTCGAGCAGATCGAGCGCATCGAAGTGGTGCGCGGGCCCCGTTCCAGCCTGTACGGGTCGGAGGCCATCGGCGGCGTCATCCAGATCTTCACCCGCCGGGGCGGCGGGCCGCTCACGCCCTTCTTCAGCGTCGGGGCGGGTTCCCACAGCACGTCGTCGCTATTCGCTGGACTTTCCGGCGGCGGTGAGCGCAGTTGGTTCCACGTGGGGCTGAGCAACCTGGACACCCAGGGGTTCAACGCGTGCACGGGTAAGCCATCGCCGGGCGGGGCAGGCTGCTTCACCGTCGAGCCGGATGCCGACGGCTATCGCAACCGGGCCGGGAACGTGAGACTCGGGCACCGCTTCGACAACGGCATGGAGGTGGATTTCCACGCCCTGCGCGCCGAAGGGCAGAACGAGTTCGACGGCAGCTTCGTCAACGAGTCCGAGTCGGTGCAACAGGTGATCGGCGGGCGGTTGAAATTTTCCCCCGTCTCCCCGTGGCAGGTGTCCCTCTCCGCCGGCCAGAGCCGGGACGAGTCGGACAATTTCCTGAACGGTGCGTTTAAGAGCCGCTTCGATACCCGACGCGACGTGTTCTCGTTGCAGAACGACATCGCCCTCGGCGCGAGCCAGATCGCGACGCTCGGATTCGACCACCAGAACGACCGGGTGGACAGCACCACTGCGTACGCCGTGACGTCCCGCCGCAACGAGGGGCTTTTCGCCCAATACCTGGCGCGGCTGGGCGCCCACGACCTGCAGGCCTCCGCCCGCTACGACGAGAACGAGCAGTTTGGGAGCCAAACCACTGGCAGCGTGGCGTGGGGCTACGAGCTCATCAAGGGCCTGCGATTCACCGCTTCTTACGGCACGGCCTTCAAAGCGCCCACGTTCAACGAGCTCTACTTTCCGGGCTTCGGCAATCCGAACCTGCGGCCGGAGGAGTCCCGAAGCGTGGACGTCGGATTGGACGGTAAAGCGGCCTCGTGGCGATGGTCTGTCCATGTCTACCAGACCCAGGTCGACAACTTGATCGCTTTTGACGCCGCGACTTTTCTGCCGCAGAACATCGACCAAGCGCGTATTCGCGGCCTCGAAGGCATCGTCTCGACGCGGATCGGCGGCTGGCGCTTCTCCGCCAATGCCACGCTCTTAGACCCGGAGAACCGCAGCCGCGGGCCGAACAACGGAAAGGTCCTGCCACGGCGGGCGGAACAGTCCTTGCGCTTAGACCTGGACCGGTCCATTGACCGGCTCACCCTCGGCGCCACGGTGGTGGCGGAGGGACGGCGTTTCGACGATCTGGCCAACACCCGCCGTCTGGGCGGCTACGCCACGCTGGACCTGCGGGCCGAGTACCGGCTCCACAAGGAATGGGCGCTGCAGTTCAAGGTGGGCAACGTGTTCGACAAGGACTATCAGACGGCTGCCTTTTTCCCCCAGGACGGCACTAACATGTTCCTCATCTTGCGCTACCGGCCCCAAGGTGGATGA
- a CDS encoding cobyrinate a,c-diamide synthase: MPPGTPRPSPETAVIRHCPALLISAPASGQGKTTATAALARLHRQRGRRVRVFKTGPDFLDPMILERACGAPVYSLDLWMVGEGECRRRLFEAAGESDLILIEGVMGLYDGEPSSADLAIAFGTPVLLVVDASAMAQTFGAVCHGLATYRQGLRVAGVVANRVAGPGHAALLQSSLPPELAFHGALARRHELALPGRHLGLLQAQEIGDLEARLDAAAQAVASTGAAQLPAPVAFAEAPDAKTERLLEGVRIGVARDAAFSFLYPANLDLLRRQGAELLFFSPLEDERLPPVDSVWLPGGYPELHLTRLAENEGMKRALQAHHAQGKPILAECGGMLYLLEALIHGGHRAPMVGLMPGEAVMQDRLAAIGLQKVQTPAGEVRGHTFHHSRLTTPLAPWAQAATPRGEAGEAVYRLGRLIASYVHFYFPSNPRAVAQWLAP; the protein is encoded by the coding sequence ATGCCACCAGGCACCCCCAGGCCGTCACCCGAGACCGCTGTGATTCGCCACTGCCCCGCGCTCCTGATCAGCGCGCCGGCCTCGGGACAGGGCAAGACCACGGCCACGGCGGCCCTCGCCCGCCTGCACCGCCAGCGCGGCCGACGGGTGCGGGTGTTCAAGACCGGGCCCGACTTCTTGGATCCCATGATCCTAGAGCGGGCCTGCGGCGCGCCGGTGTACTCGCTCGACCTGTGGATGGTGGGCGAGGGGGAATGCCGCCGCCGCTTGTTCGAAGCCGCGGGCGAGTCGGACCTGATCCTGATCGAGGGCGTGATGGGCCTGTACGACGGCGAGCCCAGCAGCGCTGATCTCGCCATCGCTTTCGGCACGCCGGTGCTGCTGGTGGTGGACGCTTCCGCCATGGCGCAGACCTTCGGTGCCGTGTGCCATGGTCTTGCCACTTACCGGCAGGGCTTGCGCGTGGCGGGCGTTGTCGCCAACCGGGTCGCTGGACCTGGTCACGCCGCGCTGCTGCAGTCAAGCCTGCCGCCGGAACTGGCTTTCCATGGGGCGCTGGCGCGGCGCCACGAGCTGGCGCTGCCAGGCCGGCACCTGGGTCTGCTCCAGGCCCAGGAGATCGGCGACCTGGAGGCGCGGCTCGACGCGGCGGCGCAGGCCGTCGCGTCGACCGGGGCGGCGCAGTTGCCCGCCCCCGTGGCCTTTGCCGAAGCGCCGGACGCGAAGACAGAGCGCCTCCTTGAAGGTGTACGGATCGGCGTCGCCCGGGACGCCGCCTTCTCTTTCCTTTACCCGGCCAACCTGGACCTGCTGCGCCGGCAGGGCGCGGAGCTCCTCTTCTTCTCACCCCTCGAGGACGAACGGCTGCCGCCGGTGGACAGCGTATGGCTTCCGGGCGGCTATCCCGAGCTGCACCTTACTCGGCTCGCTGAGAACGAAGGCATGAAGCGGGCGCTGCAGGCGCACCATGCCCAGGGCAAGCCCATCCTTGCCGAATGCGGGGGCATGTTGTATTTGCTGGAGGCGTTGATCCACGGCGGTCATCGGGCCCCCATGGTGGGCCTCATGCCTGGCGAGGCGGTGATGCAGGACCGGCTCGCGGCCATCGGGCTGCAGAAGGTGCAGACGCCGGCGGGGGAGGTGCGCGGGCACACCTTTCATCATTCGCGGCTCACGACCCCCCTCGCGCCGTGGGCGCAAGCTGCCACGCCGCGGGGGGAGGCCGGGGAAGCGGTGTACCGCCTGGGACGACTCATCGCGTCCTACGTGCACTTCTACTTTCCTTCCAACCCACGGGCGGTGGCGCAATGGCTGGCGCCGTGA
- a CDS encoding ABC transporter substrate-binding protein, with the protein MTEETTETLYLLGEEHRIVGISGFTVRPARARKEKPKVSAFTSAKIDKILALEPDLVLGFSDLQADIAAALIRRGVNVCIFNQRSVGEILSMIATVGMLVGAREKTAALLARLEAGIEEVRRQAAALACRPRVYFEEWDSPQISGIRWVSELIEIAGGIDCFPELARRPLAKDRVIADPLEVPRRSPDVIVGSWCGKKFRPEQVAARPGWQDIPAVRGGHLYEIKSADILQPGPAALTDGLRQLHAIVRRWTGTVK; encoded by the coding sequence ATGACCGAGGAGACGACCGAAACCCTCTATCTTCTGGGCGAGGAGCACCGCATCGTCGGCATCTCCGGCTTCACGGTGCGCCCGGCGCGGGCCCGCAAAGAGAAGCCCAAGGTGTCGGCCTTCACCAGCGCCAAGATCGACAAGATCCTCGCCTTGGAGCCGGATTTGGTGCTCGGCTTCTCCGACTTGCAGGCCGACATCGCCGCGGCGCTGATCCGCCGCGGGGTCAACGTCTGTATCTTCAACCAGCGCTCGGTCGGCGAGATCCTGTCGATGATTGCCACGGTGGGCATGTTGGTGGGCGCCCGCGAAAAGACCGCTGCCTTGTTGGCGCGGCTGGAGGCCGGCATCGAGGAGGTCCGGCGGCAGGCGGCCGCGCTTGCGTGCCGTCCACGCGTTTATTTCGAGGAATGGGACAGCCCCCAGATCTCGGGCATCCGCTGGGTGTCGGAACTGATCGAGATCGCGGGCGGCATCGACTGCTTTCCCGAGCTCGCCCGACGTCCCCTGGCCAAGGACCGGGTGATTGCCGATCCCCTGGAAGTGCCGCGGCGTTCGCCTGACGTGATCGTCGGCTCCTGGTGCGGAAAGAAATTCCGGCCCGAACAGGTGGCGGCGCGCCCGGGATGGCAGGACATCCCCGCCGTGAGGGGCGGCCATCTCTACGAGATCAAGTCGGCGGACATCCTGCAGCCGGGACCGGCGGCGCTCACCGACGGCCTGCGCCAGCTCCACGCCATCGTCCGTCGATGGACGGGGACCGTGAAATGA
- the bluB gene encoding 5,6-dimethylbenzimidazole synthase, whose translation MKDGRHRYSDAEIAAVYRVIAERRDVRHFLPDPLDPQLLARLLAAAHFAPSVGFMQPWRFVRITDGRLRAEIHRLVEEERRRTAEALGERGDEFMRLKVEGVRECGELLVVALMEGRESHVFGRRTLPEMDLCSVACAIQNFWLAARAEGVGVGWVSLFDPDALARLLAMPEGSRPVAILCVGHVAAFYDRPMLEQVGWAQRLRLKELVYENAWGQKSCLGSSGDCP comes from the coding sequence ATGAAGGATGGGCGTCATCGTTACAGCGATGCCGAGATCGCTGCCGTCTATCGGGTCATCGCCGAGCGACGGGATGTGCGTCACTTCCTTCCCGATCCTTTGGACCCACAGCTCCTGGCACGGCTGTTGGCGGCAGCGCACTTCGCCCCGAGCGTGGGTTTCATGCAGCCGTGGCGATTTGTCCGCATCACCGACGGGAGACTGCGGGCTGAGATTCACCGCCTGGTGGAGGAGGAGCGCAGGCGTACCGCCGAGGCTCTGGGGGAGCGGGGCGACGAATTCATGCGGCTCAAGGTGGAAGGCGTGCGCGAGTGCGGCGAGCTGCTGGTGGTGGCGTTGATGGAGGGGCGCGAGAGCCATGTGTTCGGGCGCCGTACCTTGCCGGAAATGGACCTGTGTTCGGTCGCCTGCGCGATCCAGAACTTCTGGCTGGCGGCGCGCGCCGAGGGCGTCGGCGTGGGCTGGGTCTCGCTGTTCGATCCCGACGCCCTCGCTCGGTTGCTCGCGATGCCGGAAGGAAGCAGGCCGGTGGCGATCCTGTGCGTAGGGCACGTGGCGGCGTTCTACGACCGGCCCATGCTGGAGCAGGTGGGCTGGGCCCAGCGCTTGCGGCTTAAGGAGCTCGTCTACGAAAACGCCTGGGGGCAGAAAAGCTGCCTCGGTTCCAGTGGAGACTGTCCGTGA